The following proteins come from a genomic window of Schistocerca cancellata isolate TAMUIC-IGC-003103 chromosome 10, iqSchCanc2.1, whole genome shotgun sequence:
- the LOC126106622 gene encoding dynein light chain Tctex-type 1 codes for MTMDDAAEEFVVDEVSAIIKEAIEVSIGGNSYQHSKVNQWTTAVVESCLNGLVKLHKPYKYIVTCTIMQKTGAGLHTASSCYWDNASDGSCTVRWENKSMYCITSVFGLAA; via the exons ATGACTATGGATGACGCAGCAGAAGAG TTCGTCGTTGATGAAGTCAGTGCAATTATTAAGGAGGCTATAGAAGTTTCTATAGGTGGAAATTCGTATCAGCACAGCAAAGTTAACCAGTGGACAACAGCAGTTGTGGAAAGTTGTTTAAATGGCTTAGTAAAATTGCACAAGCCGTATAAGTATATTG TTACATGCACGATTATGCAGAAGACAGGAGCGGGTCTCCACACTGCAAGTTCCTGTTACTGGGACAATGCCTCGGACGGGAGCTGTACAGTCCGTTGGGAAAATAAGTCTATGTACTGCATCACGTCAGTGTTCGGTCTTGCAGCATAA